Proteins found in one Pontibacter sp. SGAir0037 genomic segment:
- the purB gene encoding adenylosuccinate lyase produces MNLTTLTAISPVDGRYRRNTTDLAGYFSEFGLIRYRVLVEVEYFIALCELPLPQLSSVPQDQFKALRAIYENFTEADALQIKETEKVTNHDVKAVEYFIKDQFDTLGLSQYKEFIHFGLTSQDVNNTAIPLSLRDADDRVIMPAFQQLHQTLAELAQQWKDVPMLAHTHGQPASPTRLGKEIMVFAERLAAQMNLLRQVPFSAKFGGATGNFNAHHVAYPAINWPDFGNRFVQDVLGLRRSQYTTQIEHYDNLAAYFDGLKRLNTILIDFARDVWQYVSMGYFKQKIKAGEVGSSAMPHKVNPIDFENAEGNLGIANAILEHLAAKLPISRLQRDLTDSTVLRNVGVPLAHVVIALKSLEKGIGKLELNEAALHNHLEENWAVVAEGIQTVLRREGYPQPYEALKALTRKNEKITEQAIKSFIDTLEVNEEIKAELKEISPYNYTGVDLI; encoded by the coding sequence ATGAATCTTACAACACTTACCGCCATTTCTCCTGTGGATGGGCGTTACCGTCGGAATACCACAGACTTAGCCGGATACTTTTCTGAGTTTGGCCTGATCCGCTACCGTGTACTGGTAGAGGTAGAATATTTTATTGCGCTGTGCGAACTGCCGCTTCCGCAGCTAAGCAGTGTGCCCCAGGACCAGTTTAAGGCGTTACGCGCCATCTACGAAAACTTTACCGAAGCCGATGCGCTGCAGATAAAGGAGACCGAGAAAGTAACCAACCACGATGTAAAGGCTGTTGAGTACTTTATAAAAGATCAATTTGACACCCTTGGCCTAAGCCAGTACAAAGAATTTATACATTTTGGACTCACTTCCCAGGATGTAAACAATACAGCCATCCCGCTTAGTCTGCGCGATGCCGATGATCGTGTTATTATGCCAGCTTTTCAGCAGTTGCACCAAACACTGGCAGAGTTGGCACAGCAATGGAAGGACGTGCCGATGCTGGCCCATACCCATGGCCAACCTGCTTCTCCTACGCGACTGGGAAAGGAAATAATGGTGTTTGCAGAGCGACTGGCAGCTCAAATGAACCTGCTCCGCCAAGTGCCATTCTCAGCAAAGTTCGGAGGTGCTACCGGCAATTTTAATGCACATCATGTGGCGTATCCTGCCATTAACTGGCCCGATTTCGGCAATCGCTTTGTGCAGGATGTACTGGGGCTGCGCCGCAGCCAATACACCACCCAAATTGAGCATTACGACAACTTGGCGGCCTACTTCGACGGATTAAAGCGACTGAACACTATTCTGATTGATTTTGCCCGGGACGTATGGCAGTATGTTTCGATGGGCTACTTTAAGCAAAAAATAAAAGCAGGTGAAGTAGGTTCATCGGCTATGCCGCATAAAGTTAACCCGATAGATTTTGAGAATGCAGAGGGCAACCTGGGTATAGCCAATGCCATTTTAGAGCACCTGGCAGCCAAACTGCCCATCTCCCGCCTGCAGCGCGACCTGACGGATTCAACGGTATTACGCAATGTAGGAGTTCCACTGGCACATGTGGTTATAGCGCTTAAGTCGCTTGAAAAAGGCATCGGAAAACTTGAACTCAACGAAGCCGCCCTGCATAACCACCTGGAAGAAAACTGGGCTGTAGTGGCAGAAGGCATCCAGACCGTGCTGCGCCGTGAAGGTTACCCGCAACCTTATGAAGCGCTGAAGGCATTGACCCGCAAAAATGAAAAAATTACTGAGCAAGCCATTAAAAGCTTTATCGACACTTTAGAGGTTAATGAGGAAATTAAAGCTGAGCTTAAAGAGATATCACCTTACAATTATACCGGAGTAGATCTTATCTAG
- a CDS encoding endo-1,4-beta-xylanase gives MTKLYKYITLSIAAVLLSSYSILGQSRPIADGKAKFLGNIYSKMQLLNFAGYWNQVTPENAGKWGSVEANRDVMDWTELDIAYKLAKDNGFPFRLHVLVWGNQQPSWIENLPANEQLEEIEEWFSLVSERYPDCDFVEVVNEPINDPPNQAGNGGGNYMNALGGSGATEWDWIIKSFELARHYFPASKLMLNEYNIINNTSNLNKYLKIIQLLKPRHLIDGIGVQAHAFSTTAGSATITANLNALAATDLPIYITEMDIDGPTDLVQQQEYQRIFPLFWEHPSVQGITLWGYRPGLWRNDQRAYLITANGVERPAMKWLREYVQGFVTGLQRNEALSFTAYPNPIVNGNLTLNGVEKVNTVTILDLNGRMIHELALNKQASVHIALDINPGLYILQLFDGQNYATQKLLVK, from the coding sequence ATGACAAAACTTTACAAATACATAACGCTATCTATAGCAGCGGTTTTGTTGAGCAGTTATAGTATACTTGGCCAGTCACGACCGATTGCTGACGGAAAAGCAAAGTTTTTAGGAAATATCTACAGCAAAATGCAATTACTGAATTTTGCCGGCTACTGGAACCAGGTAACACCCGAAAATGCAGGCAAATGGGGCAGTGTAGAGGCAAACCGGGATGTAATGGACTGGACGGAATTAGACATTGCCTATAAACTTGCCAAAGACAATGGCTTCCCATTTAGACTGCACGTACTGGTTTGGGGAAATCAGCAGCCTTCCTGGATAGAAAACCTGCCAGCCAATGAGCAACTGGAAGAAATTGAAGAATGGTTCTCGTTAGTTTCGGAGCGCTACCCGGATTGCGACTTTGTAGAAGTAGTAAATGAACCAATTAATGACCCGCCAAACCAGGCCGGGAATGGCGGAGGCAATTACATGAACGCTTTGGGTGGATCAGGCGCAACTGAATGGGACTGGATTATCAAATCCTTTGAGCTGGCCCGCCACTATTTCCCAGCCTCAAAACTGATGTTGAATGAGTATAACATTATTAACAACACCAGCAATCTAAATAAGTACCTAAAAATTATACAGCTGCTTAAACCCCGCCATCTGATTGATGGAATTGGGGTGCAGGCCCATGCTTTCTCTACAACAGCAGGTTCTGCAACAATAACTGCAAATCTTAATGCGCTTGCGGCAACTGACCTTCCGATCTATATCACAGAAATGGACATAGACGGCCCTACTGATCTGGTTCAGCAACAGGAATACCAACGTATCTTCCCTCTTTTCTGGGAGCATCCCTCGGTACAGGGCATCACTTTATGGGGTTACAGGCCAGGGCTGTGGAGAAACGACCAAAGAGCTTATCTTATTACAGCCAATGGTGTAGAAAGGCCAGCAATGAAGTGGCTAAGAGAGTATGTGCAAGGTTTTGTAACCGGCCTGCAAAGAAATGAAGCACTCTCCTTTACCGCTTACCCTAACCCAATAGTTAACGGAAATCTTACACTAAACGGAGTTGAAAAAGTAAATACTGTTACAATCCTCGATCTGAATGGCAGAATGATCCACGAACTTGCTTTAAATAAGCAGGCATCGGTACACATAGCCTTAGATATAAATCCTGGTCTTTATATCTTACAGCTTTTCGATGGCCAGAATTATGCCACCCAAAAGTTACTTGTAAAGTAA
- a CDS encoding glycoside hydrolase family 43 protein has translation MTKNTYFKSSFFMLVAASLLTSACQNNNPDNQDDANATASTTSEAQKPSTEPLVTNIYTADPSAHVFEGRIYIYPSHDVDAGIPEKDDGSHFDMRDYHVLSMDRVGGEVTDHGVALDIKDIPWAGRQLWAPDAAHKDGTYYLYFPVKDKQDVFRIGVATSKSPAGPFKPEAKPIEGSYSIDPTVFTDSDGASYMYFGGIWGGQLQRWSTGTYNANDTYPADDQPALMPKIVRMSDNMLQFAEPVRDVQILDENGKLLLAGDNDRRFFEAAWLHKYNGKYYFSYSTGDTHNIAYAIGDSPYGPFTYKGVILEPVLGWTNHHSIVEHDGQWYLFYHDSSLSGGKTHLRSVKVTELTHRPDGTIETINAYTEN, from the coding sequence ATGACAAAAAACACCTATTTCAAATCCTCCTTCTTTATGCTGGTAGCAGCTTCTTTGCTGACAAGTGCCTGCCAGAACAACAACCCTGACAACCAGGATGATGCCAATGCCACAGCCTCAACCACTTCAGAAGCTCAAAAACCTTCTACAGAGCCATTGGTTACCAACATTTATACAGCAGACCCTTCTGCTCATGTATTTGAAGGCAGAATCTATATTTACCCTTCGCATGATGTTGACGCAGGCATTCCTGAAAAAGATGACGGCTCTCACTTCGATATGAGAGACTACCATGTACTTTCTATGGACAGAGTAGGTGGAGAAGTAACAGATCATGGTGTTGCCCTGGACATAAAAGACATTCCGTGGGCAGGCCGGCAATTATGGGCTCCAGATGCGGCTCATAAAGACGGCACCTATTATTTATACTTCCCTGTAAAAGACAAGCAGGATGTTTTCCGAATAGGCGTGGCAACCAGTAAATCACCTGCCGGTCCGTTTAAACCCGAAGCAAAGCCTATTGAAGGCAGTTATAGCATAGACCCTACAGTATTTACTGATTCTGATGGAGCCTCTTATATGTACTTCGGTGGTATTTGGGGAGGACAGCTCCAAAGATGGAGTACAGGCACCTACAATGCCAACGATACTTACCCGGCAGATGATCAGCCTGCTTTGATGCCTAAAATAGTACGTATGAGCGACAACATGCTGCAGTTTGCTGAACCTGTTCGTGATGTGCAGATACTCGATGAGAATGGCAAGCTTCTATTAGCCGGCGACAACGATAGACGCTTTTTTGAAGCTGCCTGGTTGCACAAATACAACGGCAAATATTACTTCTCCTACTCTACCGGCGATACACACAACATAGCGTATGCCATTGGCGACAGCCCTTATGGTCCGTTTACCTACAAAGGTGTTATCCTGGAGCCTGTACTGGGCTGGACGAACCACCACTCTATTGTAGAGCACGACGGCCAGTGGTACCTGTTCTACCACGACAGTTCTCTTTCCGGCGGTAAAACACACCTGAGAAGTGTAAAAGTAACAGAGCTTACGCACCGTCCGGATGGCACGATAGAAACAATCAATGCTTATACAGAAAATTAA
- a CDS encoding alpha-amylase family glycosyl hydrolase, which produces MGKMYARLKANFRQLLLLWLVLVWQSGALAQVVTTQPAFPTESREVTLIFDLAQAKDSRAAGLLGKTDDVYLWSGAGTTETGDAFEYQPAGQTTWSAPFAPGKMTSLGNNKWQIKLVPKQYFGVPAGKSVRRLGVLLKNGSGTAQTEDLFVIIYPENLQVAFRAPAQTSFFADANASIPVKAVTSQPATLSLKLNGSTVHTVQNATELDFTLGAGSDGGVRKTVSIEAKTATETVTESFTFTVKPEPVVRSLPSGIVDGVNYTAANKVVLSLYAPHKEFVYVIGEFNNWEAQPGYLMHRTADGERYWIELENMAAGQEVAYQYLVDGTLAVADPYAELILDPNNDQYIPATTYPDLKPYPSGASGIVSVLKTNQQPYNWKVTDFQRPAPEKLVVYELHIRDFIADRNYKTLTDTLSYLKRLGINAIELMPIMEFSGNDSWGYNPIFYFAPDKAYGRKDDLKAFIDKCHALGIAVILDIVLNQADYEFPYVKMYWNRDRPAANNPFFNQQATHPFSVFFDFNHESAATKALVERVNRFWLEEYKVDGYRFDLSKGFTQKNAGDNVDNWSAYDASRVATWKRIYNEIRSYDETAYVILEHFAVNQEEKELADYGMLFWGNHNYDYRNVAKGNTANPNWISYRQREWQNPHVVGYMESHDEERLLYDVLQNGRVEAAYNTQNLTTALNRAKLAAAFFLPVPGPKLIWQFGELGYEVPIDFNGRTGAKPVRWEYQQDAERQKLYKVYAALINLKLSQPAFQTDDFTLDFENSVKRITLRHETMDVHIIGNFDTKLQKPAADFPKSGIWYDYFSGGEVTVTNPAEIISLQPGEFRLFTTRKLETPAQGLLPWQGLLLAAKGTVASSGNTLVYPNPVQGGAVVEMQGTYRGAVAIKLLDATGRVIRTEYTFKLADTFQQPINLSNVTNGIYYLQIEKGAEREVKKVIKVDN; this is translated from the coding sequence ATGGGAAAGATGTACGCAAGATTAAAAGCAAATTTCAGGCAGCTGCTATTGCTGTGGCTTGTGCTCGTGTGGCAAAGTGGGGCATTGGCACAGGTTGTCACAACACAGCCTGCTTTCCCTACAGAGAGCCGGGAGGTTACTCTTATTTTTGACTTGGCGCAGGCTAAAGATTCCCGTGCAGCAGGCCTATTGGGTAAAACCGACGATGTATACCTATGGTCTGGTGCCGGTACGACAGAAACAGGAGATGCTTTCGAGTATCAACCAGCCGGGCAAACTACCTGGAGTGCTCCCTTTGCTCCGGGCAAAATGACATCGCTCGGAAATAATAAATGGCAGATAAAACTGGTTCCGAAGCAGTATTTCGGTGTACCTGCCGGGAAGTCGGTACGTCGGCTTGGGGTATTGTTGAAGAATGGCAGCGGAACAGCCCAGACCGAAGACCTGTTTGTTATAATCTACCCAGAAAACCTGCAGGTTGCCTTTCGTGCACCTGCGCAAACGTCTTTTTTTGCAGACGCTAATGCTTCTATTCCTGTAAAGGCCGTGACATCACAACCGGCTACCCTCAGCCTGAAACTGAATGGCAGTACCGTACATACCGTTCAGAACGCAACAGAGCTGGATTTTACGCTAGGTGCTGGTTCTGATGGTGGCGTGCGTAAAACAGTGAGTATAGAGGCTAAAACGGCTACAGAAACAGTTACAGAAAGCTTTACTTTTACTGTAAAACCAGAACCTGTTGTGCGGTCCTTACCCAGTGGTATAGTAGATGGCGTTAATTATACTGCTGCCAACAAAGTAGTGCTTTCTCTTTATGCCCCACATAAAGAGTTTGTGTATGTAATTGGCGAGTTTAACAATTGGGAAGCGCAGCCAGGCTATCTTATGCATCGGACAGCAGACGGAGAGCGCTATTGGATTGAACTGGAAAATATGGCAGCAGGGCAGGAAGTAGCTTACCAGTACCTGGTGGATGGCACACTGGCAGTAGCAGATCCTTATGCAGAGCTTATCCTGGATCCGAACAACGACCAGTACATTCCGGCTACTACTTACCCGGACCTCAAGCCTTACCCGAGTGGAGCATCAGGCATTGTGTCTGTGCTAAAAACCAACCAGCAACCATACAACTGGAAAGTAACCGATTTTCAGCGGCCAGCCCCTGAGAAGCTGGTGGTGTACGAGCTGCATATCCGTGATTTTATAGCAGATCGGAACTATAAAACTTTAACAGATACTCTTAGCTATCTGAAGCGCCTTGGGATAAATGCCATTGAACTGATGCCCATCATGGAATTTTCCGGTAACGACTCCTGGGGCTACAACCCAATTTTCTATTTTGCTCCCGATAAAGCCTATGGAAGAAAGGATGATCTGAAAGCCTTTATAGACAAATGCCATGCGTTGGGAATTGCTGTTATCCTGGACATTGTGCTGAACCAGGCCGACTATGAGTTTCCCTATGTAAAAATGTACTGGAACCGCGACAGGCCAGCAGCCAATAACCCTTTCTTTAACCAGCAGGCTACCCACCCGTTCAGTGTTTTCTTTGATTTCAATCATGAAAGTGCTGCCACCAAAGCACTGGTAGAACGGGTAAACCGTTTTTGGCTGGAAGAATACAAAGTTGATGGCTATCGGTTCGACCTATCGAAAGGTTTTACACAAAAGAACGCTGGGGACAATGTGGATAACTGGAGTGCTTATGATGCCAGCCGGGTAGCCACCTGGAAAAGGATCTATAACGAAATACGCAGCTATGATGAAACAGCCTATGTCATACTGGAGCACTTTGCCGTGAACCAGGAGGAAAAGGAGCTGGCTGATTATGGTATGCTTTTCTGGGGGAACCATAATTACGACTATCGCAACGTAGCGAAAGGCAATACGGCCAATCCAAACTGGATCTCCTATAGGCAACGGGAGTGGCAGAATCCGCACGTAGTAGGTTATATGGAGAGCCACGACGAAGAACGCTTGCTGTATGACGTACTGCAAAACGGGCGTGTAGAAGCTGCTTATAATACACAGAACTTAACCACAGCGCTAAACAGGGCAAAGCTGGCTGCAGCCTTTTTCCTGCCAGTGCCTGGTCCTAAACTTATCTGGCAATTTGGAGAACTGGGGTACGAGGTGCCTATCGATTTTAACGGGCGAACAGGGGCCAAACCTGTTCGCTGGGAGTATCAGCAGGATGCAGAGCGGCAAAAACTGTATAAAGTCTATGCTGCTCTAATCAATCTGAAACTAAGTCAGCCTGCTTTTCAAACAGATGATTTTACCCTTGATTTTGAAAATAGCGTGAAGCGGATCACCCTGCGCCACGAAACCATGGATGTGCACATTATTGGAAACTTCGATACAAAGCTACAAAAGCCAGCTGCCGATTTTCCAAAATCAGGTATCTGGTACGACTACTTCTCTGGCGGAGAAGTAACCGTTACAAATCCGGCAGAAATTATAAGTCTGCAGCCAGGAGAGTTCCGCCTGTTTACCACCCGGAAACTGGAGACACCTGCACAGGGCCTGTTGCCATGGCAGGGGCTGTTGCTTGCTGCAAAAGGTACAGTGGCAAGTTCGGGTAATACCCTGGTTTATCCGAATCCTGTGCAAGGTGGTGCAGTCGTGGAAATGCAGGGCACTTACCGTGGTGCTGTGGCTATTAAGCTACTGGATGCGACGGGCAGAGTCATCAGAACAGAATACACATTTAAACTTGCCGATACATTCCAGCAGCCGATAAATTTGAGCAATGTAACCAACGGAATCTATTACCTGCAAATAGAAAAAGGTGCTGAGCGGGAAGTAAAGAAGGTGATAAAAGTAGATAATTAA
- a CDS encoding alpha-amylase family glycosyl hydrolase, whose protein sequence is MKKTTLHYAIVLLLLSFVSGCNRIASKSASTDKVSDWPRGVTYEIFVQSFCDSDNDGIGDIKGMTSKLDYLKDLGVEAVWLMPMSPSPSYHKYDVVDYYGIHPDYGTLADFKEFVNQAHARGIHVVIDLVLNHSGVDHPWFQEAARNPESRLRDYYVWAHQDDPQTQKKGKIIAGDSDNENRWHRIEGSEYLYYGYFYGGMPDLNYDNPALREEVFKIGRFWLSEVGVDGFRLDAARHIFPDDRPEDNHRWWVEFKQEMQKVKPDVYLVGEVWADAATVAPYTKGLHALFNFDMSYAMTNAARQERIDSLVIKLAQIRKYYNGVNPDFIDASFLTNHDQNRIMSELNGDLNKAKMASALLLTLPGSPYIYYGEEIGMTGKKPDEHIREPFIWEPGQEDNCRATWLEPRFSTEQTVSPVAVQLQNENSLLNHYKTFIQLRNSSKALTFGELEPVQLNNGSVGAFLRTHSDETLLVLHNLSGAEASVKLPDNLQGYTKPFFQSKDFSFQNSTLRLQPYATLILKK, encoded by the coding sequence ATGAAAAAGACTACTCTACACTATGCTATAGTCCTGCTGCTGCTATCCTTTGTTTCCGGATGCAACAGAATTGCCAGTAAAAGTGCCAGCACTGATAAAGTAAGCGATTGGCCCAGAGGTGTTACTTATGAAATTTTTGTGCAGTCTTTCTGCGACTCCGACAACGATGGCATAGGCGACATTAAAGGAATGACTTCTAAATTGGACTACCTGAAAGATCTAGGAGTTGAAGCCGTTTGGCTGATGCCGATGAGCCCTTCGCCGTCTTACCATAAATACGATGTGGTAGATTACTATGGAATCCATCCCGACTACGGCACATTAGCTGACTTTAAAGAGTTTGTAAACCAAGCACATGCCAGGGGTATTCATGTAGTGATTGACCTGGTTCTGAACCATTCCGGTGTAGATCATCCCTGGTTTCAGGAGGCTGCCCGTAATCCGGAAAGCCGGCTCAGAGATTACTACGTCTGGGCGCATCAGGATGACCCGCAAACACAGAAGAAAGGAAAGATTATAGCCGGAGACTCTGATAATGAGAACCGCTGGCACAGGATAGAGGGCAGTGAGTACCTCTACTACGGCTACTTTTATGGCGGCATGCCCGACCTGAACTATGATAATCCTGCTCTTCGCGAAGAAGTATTCAAAATTGGCAGGTTCTGGCTAAGTGAGGTGGGAGTAGATGGTTTCAGGCTGGATGCGGCCCGTCACATTTTCCCGGACGACAGACCTGAAGACAATCACCGGTGGTGGGTTGAGTTTAAGCAGGAGATGCAGAAGGTGAAGCCGGATGTGTACCTGGTAGGGGAGGTGTGGGCCGATGCAGCTACTGTAGCTCCTTATACCAAAGGGTTGCACGCCCTGTTTAACTTCGATATGAGTTATGCTATGACCAACGCTGCAAGGCAGGAGAGAATAGATTCTCTGGTGATAAAGCTGGCCCAGATCAGGAAATACTATAATGGTGTTAATCCAGATTTTATAGATGCTTCTTTCCTGACCAACCATGACCAGAACCGCATTATGAGTGAGTTGAATGGAGATTTGAACAAGGCGAAAATGGCTTCAGCTTTATTGCTGACATTGCCTGGTTCGCCTTATATCTACTATGGCGAAGAAATTGGCATGACAGGTAAAAAGCCGGATGAACATATTCGGGAGCCTTTTATATGGGAGCCGGGGCAGGAGGATAACTGCCGCGCTACCTGGCTGGAGCCGAGGTTTAGTACAGAACAAACAGTAAGCCCGGTTGCGGTGCAATTGCAAAATGAAAATTCGCTACTGAACCATTATAAGACCTTTATTCAGCTCAGAAACAGCAGTAAAGCACTTACTTTCGGAGAACTGGAGCCTGTTCAACTGAACAACGGCAGTGTTGGAGCATTTCTGCGCACGCATTCCGATGAAACCCTGCTGGTGCTGCATAACCTTTCTGGTGCCGAAGCCAGTGTAAAACTGCCGGATAACCTTCAGGGGTATACTAAGCCTTTCTTCCAGAGCAAAGACTTTAGCTTCCAAAATAGTACGCTTCGGCTACAGCCTTACGCAACGCTGATCCTAAAGAAGTAA
- a CDS encoding glycoside hydrolase family 31 protein produces the protein MRIRLKGITAFFVVLCSYLSAYAQHSLVKPVGNVTNATISGQNIAITTDQQVQVQVAVYSPTVVRVRMDKQQLAEDFSYAVVGKPQQTRVNITQDNSRIQVVTDSLTATITKAPFSVAFFTRDGKVINQDEQGLTTSWIGEEVTTYKHMQEGERFIGLGEKTGGLDRRGSGYTNWNTDAFGYRTNQDPIYATIPFYIGIHSGLNYGIFFDNSYQSDFNFGASNNRFSSFGAQGGEMDYYFIYHTKVSDIIASYTSLTGRMEMPPLWSLGYQQNRYSYYPETEVFRIAQTLREKKIPADGITLDIHYMDAYKLFTWDKSRFGDPMAMNKKLKEMGFKTTVIVDPGIKVEEGYGAYERGKQDNIFLKYVDGQNYTGQVWPGWTHFPDFTSKKGREWWKKELKFFTDTGVDGYWNDMNEIATWGQKMPNNVLFNFEGRITTHKEGRNVYGLQMARASYEGARLHTPNKRTFLLSRAGFSGSQRYTAIWTGDNRSEDDHMLLGVRLMNSMGVSGIAFSAMDIGGFTGNPTVGLYARWIQLGAFTPYFRNHTGVNTKSSEPWAYGEEVTEIARNFINLRYKLLPYIYSNFYQATQNGQPLMRTLAIDYTHDANVYNREFDSQFQFGEAFLLMPFESTLSYGKVYFPQGKWYNFFTGEVEQGGQEKIMPVLYHRMPVYVKESSIIPMQSLVQHTGEKPTDTLTVHVYKGDVSNTFVYYEDDGESYDHEKGGYYKRSISYDPKRKTLTFEKAEGNYNSHFKNLKVMFHGFEGTSRVKVGGKNQTLQRNLVSFIEPISRFDPEGVSNPVEGYQVQSLVVKHSKDKMVINL, from the coding sequence CGCATGGATAAGCAGCAATTGGCAGAAGACTTTTCATACGCCGTAGTAGGTAAACCGCAGCAAACCAGGGTAAACATTACGCAGGATAACAGCCGCATCCAGGTAGTAACCGATTCTCTAACAGCAACTATCACCAAAGCTCCTTTTTCAGTCGCTTTTTTTACCAGAGACGGCAAAGTAATTAATCAGGATGAACAAGGCCTGACCACCTCCTGGATCGGAGAAGAAGTTACCACCTATAAACATATGCAGGAGGGAGAACGCTTTATAGGGCTTGGCGAGAAAACCGGCGGGCTGGACCGCAGAGGCAGTGGCTATACCAACTGGAATACCGATGCTTTTGGTTACAGAACCAACCAGGACCCGATATATGCCACTATTCCTTTTTACATCGGGATACACAGCGGGCTGAACTATGGCATCTTCTTCGATAACAGCTATCAGTCTGATTTTAACTTCGGAGCCAGCAACAACCGCTTCTCCTCTTTTGGTGCGCAGGGCGGTGAAATGGATTACTATTTTATCTACCATACCAAAGTAAGCGATATTATTGCGTCTTACACCAGTTTAACTGGTCGCATGGAGATGCCTCCGCTCTGGAGTTTAGGTTATCAGCAGAACCGCTACTCTTATTACCCTGAAACCGAAGTGTTCCGGATTGCGCAAACGCTGCGGGAGAAGAAAATTCCGGCAGACGGTATAACATTGGATATCCATTATATGGATGCCTATAAACTCTTCACCTGGGACAAGAGTCGCTTCGGAGACCCGATGGCAATGAACAAGAAGCTGAAAGAAATGGGCTTTAAAACCACAGTAATTGTTGACCCCGGCATTAAGGTGGAAGAAGGCTATGGTGCCTATGAGCGGGGTAAACAGGATAATATTTTTCTGAAATATGTAGATGGGCAGAATTATACCGGGCAGGTATGGCCAGGCTGGACACACTTCCCCGACTTTACAAGCAAAAAAGGACGTGAGTGGTGGAAGAAAGAACTTAAATTCTTTACAGATACAGGTGTAGATGGCTACTGGAACGACATGAACGAAATAGCAACCTGGGGGCAGAAAATGCCAAATAACGTTCTGTTCAATTTTGAAGGCAGAATTACTACGCATAAAGAAGGACGCAACGTATATGGCCTGCAAATGGCACGGGCCAGCTACGAAGGAGCCCGCCTGCATACGCCAAATAAACGTACTTTCCTGCTTTCCCGTGCCGGCTTTTCAGGTTCTCAGCGCTACACAGCTATCTGGACAGGCGATAACCGCTCCGAAGACGACCACATGCTGCTGGGAGTGCGCCTGATGAACAGTATGGGCGTTAGCGGCATTGCTTTTTCGGCAATGGACATAGGCGGTTTCACAGGGAACCCTACCGTGGGTTTGTATGCCCGCTGGATTCAACTGGGTGCCTTTACCCCATACTTCCGTAACCATACTGGAGTAAACACCAAATCGTCGGAGCCTTGGGCTTATGGGGAGGAGGTGACTGAAATTGCACGCAACTTTATTAACCTGCGTTACAAGTTGTTGCCTTATATCTACTCTAATTTTTACCAGGCAACTCAAAATGGGCAGCCGCTCATGCGTACGCTCGCAATAGACTATACCCACGATGCCAATGTGTACAACAGAGAGTTTGATTCCCAGTTTCAGTTCGGTGAAGCATTTCTGTTAATGCCTTTCGAGAGTACCCTGAGCTATGGCAAAGTATATTTCCCGCAGGGCAAGTGGTATAACTTCTTTACAGGCGAAGTAGAGCAGGGGGGGCAGGAGAAAATAATGCCTGTCCTGTACCACAGAATGCCGGTTTATGTTAAGGAAAGCAGCATCATCCCGATGCAATCGCTGGTGCAGCACACTGGTGAAAAGCCTACCGATACACTAACAGTGCATGTGTACAAAGGTGATGTGAGCAATACCTTTGTATATTATGAAGACGATGGTGAAAGCTACGACCACGAAAAGGGAGGGTACTATAAGCGCAGCATCAGTTACGATCCAAAGCGCAAAACCCTTACTTTTGAAAAAGCAGAAGGAAACTATAATAGCCACTTCAAGAACCTTAAAGTTATGTTCCACGGCTTTGAGGGCACTTCCAGGGTAAAAGTAGGCGGGAAAAACCAAACTTTGCAACGAAACCTGGTAAGTTTTATAGAACCAATCTCGCGTTTCGATCCGGAAGGAGTTTCGAATCCTGTGGAAGGGTATCAGGTACAAAGCCTGGTAGTAAAGCACAGCAAAGATAAAATGGTAATCAACTTATAA